One Fusobacterium varium DNA window includes the following coding sequences:
- a CDS encoding dicarboxylate/amino acid:cation symporter — MAKLRESLIFKLLLGVFVGLILGYSLDAKIGGVSQETAQNIIGVINTIKFILGQVINFTIPLIILGFIAPAITKMKANASKMLGTMLMMAYLSSVGAALLSMTAGYMIIPKLNIAAKSDIVKNIIPKLIFKVEIPPVFSVMTALILALFLGLAVVWTESKTFEKLLDELNNIMLKIVYKIIIPILPFFIASTFTTLAYEGEIIKQFPVFLKVIIIVLIGHFIWLTVLYTLGGIISGKNPLKLLKSYGPAYLTAVGTMSSAATLPVALSCAKKSGVLDEDIADFAVPLGSTIHLCGSVLTEVFFVMTVSKILYGQIPSLGTMILFIILLGIFAVGAPGVPGGTVMASLGIIISVLGFNEEGTGLMLTIFALQDSFGTACNVVGDGALALMLNGIFKKKNK, encoded by the coding sequence ATGGCAAAATTAAGAGAAAGTTTGATATTTAAGTTACTTTTAGGAGTATTTGTAGGATTAATTTTAGGTTATTCCTTAGATGCAAAAATAGGTGGTGTTAGCCAAGAAACAGCACAAAATATAATTGGAGTAATAAACACTATAAAATTTATACTTGGACAGGTAATAAACTTTACAATACCACTTATTATTCTAGGATTTATAGCACCTGCAATAACAAAAATGAAAGCAAATGCAAGTAAAATGTTGGGAACAATGTTGATGATGGCATATCTATCATCTGTTGGAGCAGCTCTGTTATCTATGACAGCAGGATATATGATTATTCCTAAGTTAAATATTGCTGCAAAATCTGATATAGTAAAAAATATAATTCCAAAATTGATATTTAAAGTGGAGATACCACCTGTTTTTTCAGTAATGACAGCATTGATTTTAGCACTATTTTTAGGATTAGCAGTTGTATGGACAGAATCAAAAACTTTTGAAAAACTGTTAGATGAATTAAATAATATAATGTTGAAAATAGTTTATAAAATTATAATTCCAATACTACCATTTTTTATAGCTTCAACATTTACAACATTAGCATATGAAGGAGAGATTATAAAACAATTCCCAGTATTCTTAAAGGTAATTATTATAGTTTTAATAGGACACTTTATTTGGTTAACTGTTCTATATACATTAGGTGGAATTATTTCAGGAAAAAATCCTTTAAAACTATTAAAAAGCTATGGACCAGCATATCTTACAGCAGTAGGAACAATGTCTTCAGCAGCAACACTACCAGTAGCTTTAAGTTGTGCTAAAAAATCAGGTGTTTTAGATGAAGATATAGCAGATTTTGCTGTTCCTTTAGGATCAACTATTCACCTATGTGGTTCAGTGTTAACAGAGGTTTTCTTTGTTATGACAGTTTCAAAAATATTATATGGACAAATTCCTTCATTAGGAACAATGATATTATTTATTATTTTACTTGGAATCTTTGCAGTTGGAGCTCCAGGAGTGCCAGGTGGAACAGTAATGGCATCTCTAGGTATAATAATTTCAGTACTTGGATTTAATGAAGAGGGAACAGGGTTAATGCTTACAATATTTGCTTTACAAGATAGCTTTGGAACAGCTTGTAATGTAGTTGGAGATGGAGCTTTAGCATTGATGCTTAATGGAATTTTTAAAAAGAAAAATAAATAA
- a CDS encoding cation-translocating P-type ATPase — translation MKNYFAMTKEEVLSKLNSKETGLTTGEVEIAIEKYGYNQLNEEKKLSTMQVFISQFKDFLVIILIIASIISIISGNVESAVVILVVIIINAILGTVQHLKAEESISSLKNLSAPKSKVLRDGEKVEVLSKYLVPGDIVFVEAGDVVPADGRVIESFSLLINESSLTGESEGVEKISSVIDKDELALGDQKNMVFSGSLVSYGRGVILVTTTGMKTELGKIASLLEATKEKQTPLQVSLDNFGKKLSIGIIILCILVFGINILHGVKLLDSLMFAVALAVAAIPEALSSIVTIVLAIGTQKLSKENAIIKNLKSVESLGCVSVICSDKTGTLTQNKMTVKKVYINNEVFNEKDLNASGMGESLLIKEAILCNDATSEIGDPTEIALVNLSEIHYNQSGKELKNRYPRISEIPFDSDRKLMSTVHNIDGKIMMFTKGALDSVLPKAKKILVNGEVRDITSEDIKNIEKVNMEFAQTGLRVLTFAYQVLESEKEITREDEDNFIFIGLTAMIDPPREESKEAVAKCLTAGIKPVMITGDHKITATAIAKEIGIYKDGDNVMEGVDVEKLSDDELLEKVASTSVYARVSPEHKIRIVTAWQRLGKICAMTGDGVNDAPALKRADIGIAMGITGTEVSKDAASMILTDDNFSTIVKAVTTGRNIYANIKNSIRFLLSGNTAGILAVLYSSLVGLPVIFAPVHLLFINLLTDSLPAIAIGMEPSHGDVLTEKPRNPKEPILTKELSGKILIEGILIALFVMIGFYIGYKDNNALKASTIAFSVLCLARLFHGFNCRGGASVFGLGIFSNKFSIIAFVIGFVLLNIILLVPAFHTIFQVVPLTTNELFTIYGLAFVPTLIIQISKFIKYRR, via the coding sequence ATGAAAAATTATTTTGCTATGACAAAAGAGGAGGTACTGAGTAAGTTAAACAGCAAGGAAACTGGATTGACAACTGGTGAAGTAGAGATAGCTATTGAAAAATATGGTTATAACCAGTTAAATGAAGAGAAAAAATTGAGTACAATGCAAGTTTTTATCTCTCAATTTAAAGATTTTCTAGTAATTATACTGATTATTGCATCAATTATCTCTATTATCTCTGGAAATGTGGAAAGTGCTGTTGTAATTTTAGTTGTTATAATTATCAATGCAATATTAGGAACAGTTCAACATTTAAAAGCTGAAGAGTCTATTAGTAGTTTAAAAAATCTATCTGCTCCTAAATCTAAAGTTTTAAGAGATGGAGAAAAGGTAGAGGTTTTATCTAAATACTTAGTCCCTGGAGATATTGTTTTTGTTGAAGCAGGAGATGTTGTTCCAGCAGATGGAAGAGTTATAGAAAGTTTCTCACTTCTTATTAATGAAAGCTCACTAACTGGAGAATCAGAAGGAGTAGAAAAAATAAGTTCAGTGATAGATAAAGATGAATTAGCTCTTGGAGATCAAAAGAACATGGTGTTCTCAGGGAGCTTAGTTAGTTATGGTAGAGGAGTTATTTTAGTAACTACTACTGGAATGAAAACAGAACTTGGAAAGATAGCAAGTTTATTAGAGGCAACAAAAGAGAAACAAACACCATTACAAGTTTCATTAGATAACTTTGGTAAAAAATTATCAATAGGAATTATTATACTATGTATCCTTGTATTTGGAATAAATATTCTTCATGGAGTAAAACTTCTTGATTCACTTATGTTTGCAGTTGCATTGGCTGTTGCTGCTATTCCTGAAGCTCTAAGTTCAATAGTTACAATAGTTTTAGCTATCGGAACTCAAAAATTATCAAAGGAAAATGCAATTATTAAAAATTTAAAATCAGTTGAATCATTAGGTTGTGTATCAGTAATATGTTCAGACAAAACAGGAACACTTACACAAAATAAGATGACTGTAAAAAAAGTTTATATCAATAATGAAGTATTTAATGAAAAAGATTTAAATGCTAGTGGAATGGGAGAAAGTTTATTAATAAAAGAAGCTATTTTATGTAATGATGCAACTAGTGAAATAGGAGATCCGACAGAGATAGCTCTAGTAAATCTTTCAGAAATCCACTATAATCAATCTGGAAAAGAGTTAAAAAATAGATATCCACGTATTTCAGAGATTCCATTTGATTCAGATAGAAAACTTATGAGTACAGTGCATAATATAGATGGAAAAATAATGATGTTTACTAAAGGAGCTTTAGACTCTGTTTTACCAAAAGCTAAAAAAATATTAGTTAATGGAGAGGTAAGAGATATAACTTCTGAAGATATTAAAAATATTGAAAAAGTTAATATGGAGTTTGCTCAAACTGGATTGAGAGTTTTAACTTTTGCTTATCAAGTATTAGAAAGTGAAAAAGAGATAACAAGAGAAGATGAAGATAACTTTATCTTTATTGGTTTAACAGCTATGATAGATCCACCAAGAGAGGAATCTAAAGAAGCAGTAGCAAAATGTTTAACTGCTGGAATTAAACCAGTTATGATAACAGGAGACCACAAAATAACAGCTACAGCAATAGCTAAAGAGATTGGAATTTATAAAGATGGAGACAATGTAATGGAAGGTGTAGATGTTGAAAAACTTTCTGATGATGAATTATTAGAAAAAGTTGCTTCTACTTCTGTATATGCAAGAGTATCTCCAGAACATAAGATAAGAATAGTAACTGCTTGGCAAAGATTAGGTAAGATCTGTGCAATGACAGGAGATGGAGTAAATGATGCTCCAGCTTTAAAAAGAGCAGATATAGGAATTGCAATGGGAATTACAGGAACAGAGGTATCAAAAGATGCTGCATCTATGATACTTACAGATGATAACTTCTCAACAATAGTAAAAGCTGTAACAACTGGTAGAAATATTTATGCTAATATTAAAAACTCAATAAGATTTTTACTATCAGGAAATACAGCTGGAATCTTAGCAGTATTATACTCTTCATTAGTAGGACTTCCAGTAATATTTGCACCAGTGCATCTATTATTTATTAACCTATTAACAGATAGTTTACCAGCAATAGCAATAGGAATGGAGCCATCACATGGAGATGTTCTTACAGAGAAACCTCGTAATCCTAAAGAACCTATTTTAACTAAAGAACTTTCAGGAAAAATTTTAATTGAAGGAATTTTAATAGCACTATTTGTTATGATAGGATTCTATATTGGATATAAAGATAATAATGCATTAAAAGCAAGTACAATAGCATTTAGTGTTTTATGTCTAGCAAGATTATTCCATGGATTTAATTGTAGAGGTGGAGCATCAGTATTTGGACTTGGAATATTTTCAAATAAATTCTCTATAATAGCTTTTGTTATAGGATTTGTTCTATTAAATATAATATTATTAGTACCTGCATTCCATACTATTTTCCAAGTAGTTCCTTTAACAACAAATGAACTATTTACAATATATGGACTTGCATTTGTTCCAACACTAATAATACAAATATCTAAATTTATAAAATATAGAAGATAA